Below is a genomic region from Flammeovirgaceae bacterium SG7u.111.
ATAGTATCGTAGATGGTTGATCCATCATCTTGTTCGGTGTTTCTGAGGATATCGGCAAACTTTGCAAGACCCGTGGTAATCCAGTTTCGCTGGTTTTCCTCTGCATTAATCTTTTTTATATGGTCTCGCATTCTCACGAGAGACTCACTGAGTTCACCTGTAGCATCCTCATTAAAAGTTGCTTCTAGGTTTCCCTCTTCTATTTGTCTTACAAACCTAGTTGCCTCCGAGATTTCTCTTTGTAGGTGCTCAAAAGATTCTTTGAGATCAGTATTTTGCTTTTTCTTAAAAATGCCTTTGCCTAGCATGGATTGTCTTTTTGTTTTGGACGACTGTCTTCTATCCTTATTAAAAATATTGGAATAATTCATTTTTGTATATGAATTACTATGGGATAACGGTTTATTCACTGAATTGATATGCCAGATTTTTGCTTTTTTTATCTAACGTTTAGCTGCATTTCATTGCTCAGATAAGGTATGCCAGAGATAGTATATGTCTAACTTAAAACGAGAGGTTGCCAAGTGATTGATTCAATACTGTAAGGAAGTTGTGTAAGTTTTTTAGGTTTAAATGATTTTTTCATCCCAGTATAAATTGGTTTATTAACATTTGTTGGGGAAATGTCCTGTTTTTAAGAGGTTTTCACTACGGATGTAAGTTGTTGGGGCTTGTAAGTTTATAGCTGTAATGTTACCTTTGTGTTGTCAGGATATAATATGCATGTCCGGATAGAAGATAAAATTGAGATACTCATTAATAACACGAAGCTCTTAAGAACCTTTGGTTCCTAAGAGCTTTTTCGTTTTATACATCGAAGCGTCCTGCATTGCTTGTGGGGGTGGGTTCTTACAAGCAATGCAGGACGCAAAATAAAATACCTGCTAGAGGTATAAGAAGGCTCTTTTTACCCTCCTACAGTTTCCTTTAGTTTACCTACCAAATGAACCCAGAGGTCTTCAAGCTCTTCTTCATCGTCCATATCCGAATAATCAATGACTTTTAAAAAAGAGGATTGGGTCATTTCGTTGAAGTTGATCTTGAACTCTAAGTAAGACGGATCATCGTCATCTTCTTCTCCATCTTGGATGAAAATATATTTAATATGGCTGTTTGTTCTTTTCGTAGCTATTTTAGCCTTTCGTTGGTCATCTTCCCACACAAATTCATATACCTTATCATTGGAGATATTCACTTGGTCTGCGAGCCACTCTTGCATTTCACCAGGGTTAGACAAATAAGGGAAAAGCATTTTGACTCCTGCCCTCAGCTCGAATTCGGTAACATATTTATACTTAGCCATTTCGTTTTTGTTTAGTCAAGCCTGTTGTTTGTGCCCAATTTGTTTAAGTAATTATATTATTGGACGACTAGGGCTTTTTTTGTGTATCCGATTAACTGATACAGGTGCTGATTAAAGAACTTTTTGTTCTTCCCTGTCTCGCAATTTAAAAATTTGAAACAAAACTCCAAGCAGTTAAGGTAGATATAAACTGAAAAGCTTACATGGGGGAGAGAGATTGCCCAAGTTGGAGGATGGTGGTACGGAAATTGACAAAGAAGGGTGGAAGTGATTGGTAATTGCCCATGGGCAGAGCCAGTTATTTAAAAACTGAGGTCAAATCTAGTTGGTTAACTCAGTTTTGTACCAATATGAAGCCGCCCCGTTCCGTCTAGGTTCGGGGTGTTTTCATTTAAGAAAACCAGCTTCGTATCAGTATAAAATAAATTGGTCTTTTGTACTGGATTATAATTACTTAATAAACTTGATATCCATTATTTCAGCAAGCTTTTTTGGGATATCGGTATTGTCATAAAATCCATCAAAGCTTGATTGTTGCACACCCAAAGCGCGGACGGGAACCGGTATTCCGGTATGTGCATGGCTTATCCAACCAATTCCTGCTTTCGTATTGAAGATTTTCAACCATGCATTTGCTGCTGCATTAGAATCTGCATAGGTCAAGCTTTCTGTTCCTTCATTGTTTATAAGATGCTTATGGGCAATTTGTAAGCTTTGTAGCTCTTCAGAATCCAACTCGCTTTTGTCTATTCCAAAAAAGTCTTTTCCTATCTCAAGCACTTTTTCAAATGAAAGCTCTTTTAAAGAATTCTCTTTTATAAAATCGATAAACAAATTGTTCAATTCATTAATAGAGCCTTTTTGCTTCTTCAAAAGGGCAAAGTTTGACTCATATTTCATTTTACTATTTCCCATTGCAAGACCGCCAGTTTCATGGTCGGCAGTTATAATGATGATGGTTTCATCAGGGTGTTCGTTGTAAAAATCGACCGCTTCTTTAATAGCTTTATCAAAATCGATAACTTCTTGAACAACCGAAGCGGCATCATTTGCATGTGCAGCCCAGTCAATTTTACCACCTTCTACCATCAAGAAAAATCCATTTGGGTTATCAAGAAGGTTTATAGCTTTCTTCGTGAAATCAGCCAAAGTAAGCATACCTGCCTTTTGATCAATTGAATAAGGTATTTCCGCCTGTCCGAGTATATCAGGGGATACCATCATGATTTTGTCTTCAGTACTTTTTAGGTTGGCAAAGCCCGGCTTTGTGCTGATATATTTGTATCCAGCTTTTTCAGTGATTTCGTATGCACTTGGCATTGAACCTGGCTCTTTTCCAGTAGGGTGGTTGAACCCCCCTCCGCCAAATACATCAAAACCACTTTTAGGTAGTTGGACTCCAATTTTGTAGTAGTCACCTCGAGAAGGTTGGTGAGCATAAAAAGAGGCTGGCGTAGCGTGGTTTATACTTACAGAAGACAGGATTCCCACCTTTAGTCCTGCTTGTTTTGCAGAATAAGCTATTGAATGTACGGCAGTTTTGTGGTCCTCTTTCATGCCAATAGTACCGTTGGAAGTCTTGCTCCCAGTTGCCAAGGCAGTGCCCGATGCCGCAGAATCGGTTATGAATTTCTTTTTCGAGTAAGTCGATTGAAATCCTAGAGTTGGAAATTTGCTCATAGTCAAGAGCTTTGTTCCGACTTCTCCTTTGGCTGCCGCCAGGTATGCTTCTGTGAGGCTTACATGAGCTTCACCCATGCCGTCGCCAATAAAAAAGAAGACATATTTAGCTTTTTTAGGCTCGTCACTTGGGTTGGTAAATCCTGTAGTTCCTAGGAAAAAGGCAACTAGGAGTAAATAGTGAGAAATGGTTTTCATGTTTGAATTAGGTTCAGTTTTGTGATATAATTAACTTGTTTAACTTAGGATTTAAGTCCTTTATTTGCACGTAATTGGGTAGCCTTAAGCGGCTATGCTCCAAAGTAACCCCACAAGTTTAAATAGCCCAAGGTTTAGGCGTGTTTTTTTAGTAGGCGGCGGATAAATTAATCTGCCTTTAATTTTACCAGAAGAATAAGCGGTATTTAGAGTGAAAGGGGAAGGCTAGTTATTTGGAAGCTGCTTATGCACTATTTCCCGACTCTTATGTGGTTTTGCTCCACGGCATCGTAAGCTTTTGCAAAGGAATGTCCTTCGTTTAGTTTTTCTATCATTTGCGAAAGCCCTTCTTTTCCTACTATTTTCCACCACCTGTCCACTTCTAGGGAAGCGGTTACATACGAAAGAAAAGGGCTTATTTCTGTGTACTTCTGAAACTCGCTCATTTCTTTTAGTTCATTGAGCGAAGGGGCTTTTTTACCATAGTCTGTAAGCAGGATCCATGTTTTTTTGGTGTCCTTGTACCGGTGGTCTAGCAAAAGAGCCAAACCTTCATCGAACCATGCGGGTATTTCTTGCTCCCTCTTGAGCCAGCCAAGCCTTGCTAACAACTCGGCATGTACCAGTTCATGGCAGATCACATCCACATTTAGCCCTTCCGCCCCAAGCACAATATACGAACCAAAAGGAGTGATATGGTTCATGCCAGGGCTGCTTGATTGCATGCCATAAGTCTGCATAACTGTAGGGGAATTTCCTGCTATTATCACAGGCTGTGCATAGGTAGGGTCGAAGAAAGTATGTAACCGTTCTTCGGCTTCTGCAACAGCAAAAAGAAAGTTGGAGACCTGTTCGTCTACCATCTCTTCTTCTACATAAATATTGGGCGCTACCTCTTCCAAACTAGATATCGGCACCAACATACACCTCAGTTGACTTGAAAATAAATAGGCGTATGCTAGGGCAAATGTCCCTGAAGCAATGAATGCATAAAAGAGGTAGTTGGCTGTTTTCTTTTTCACGGTAAATAGTATAGTACAAGTTAATGGTGGAAGGCTCGTTACTGATTGTACTATGCCTTTTATTAGTTGTACTTATTAATGATAAATCAAGTTACATCAAATAAGTGCGGGTAAAATTTGTTAATAAATGTAAATAAATGTTATCTTTTACCCCCTTTAGGTAGAGGGTAGAAGCGAAAATGAACGTTATTCAAAAATAAGAACACCAAAAGTTAACGAACTGTTCAGCTTGGTAAGTTCAAGATATAAATTTGTTGAATGTCCAAAAAACAGAAGTATTTTTTATAATGAGCTAATAAACAAAACGTTAACAAATAGGAGTTTAGAGCGTTGTAACGCATAGCATTAAAAGTGATTGCTGCAATTACAATCATAAAGAATTATTTATCCATTCATATAAAGTCATGAGTAAAAAAGCAAAAGTACTACTAGTAGAGGATGATAGGGTTATAGCCAAGTTGGTGAAAAAGTACCTAGACATTAGAGGTTATGATGTTGTCTATTGTGACAATGGAAAAACCGGACTATCGACATTCAATAATTACAGTTTCGATATTTGTGTGTTAGATGTAATGATGCCATACAAAGATGGTTTTACATTGGCGCAAGAAATCAGAAAAGTCGATGAGTTTGTGCCTATTTTATTCATCACATCCAAAACCCTTGCAAAAGACAAAATCAAAGCCTTCAAGCTTGGAGCAGACGACTACCTTACTAAGCCGTTTGACATGGAAGAGCTTTTGCTTAGGATAGAGGTGATTTTGAAAAGGCAACAAAGCCAGCCTAAAAAGCCGCACAGCGACCAAGAAGACCAAAAAGAATTCAAAATTGGAAAATATACGCTGGATTTTTCTTACCAAAAACTGATTTTAGGAGAGGACGATCCAGAGCCAAGAAAACTTACCACACGTGAAGCCGAATTGCTCAGGTTCTTGTACCTCCACCGCAATGACCTGATAAGGAGAGAGTATATCTTGCAGGAAATTTGGGGGGATGATGATTACTACAAAGGCAGAAGTTTGGACGTGTTTATGTCCCGCCTAAGGAAGTACTTGAAGGAGGATCCGGACATCCAAATCATCAATGTACATGCTATTGGGTTCAAGTTTATAATTTGATAAAGCCCTGTGTTAGTAGCGTCTTTCGAAACCAGTAAGGGGACAATCGAGTTCGAGTTGTTTGAAAATGATGCGCCGAATACGGTCGCTTACTTTTCCAACTTGGTAAACAAAGGGTTTTACAACGGGATGATTTTCCACAAATACATCCCCGAAACCCTAATTCAGACGGGCTGCCCCAATGGCGATGGAACCGGTCATGCAGGCTACCTCATAAAATGCGAACTGACAGGAAACAGGCAAGAGCATGATATTGGGGTACTCTCTATGGCGCATGCAGGTAGAGATACCAACGGGTCGCAGTTTTTTATCTGCCTCGGAAGAGATCAAGTGAAGCACCTAGATGGAAACCATACTTGCTTTGGCAAAATCCGCCCTAAAGGAATTGATGTGCTCTATAAGCTCAGGAGGTTCGATGAAATAGAATCCATCAGAGTGTATGAGCTAAGCGATTCTTACGATGATATTCCAGAGCTGTAAAAAGTTCTTAGTCATAGTAAAAAGGGAGGTTTGAGTTTTAAAAAAACTTAAATCTCCCTTTTGTTTTTTTACCCCTTCACCAGTTCGTTTTCCAGCACCTCGGCTATTTTGGGCAAAGAATCGTAAAGCTCTTTGTACGAACTGATCACCCAATATTTTTCCTGAAACTTGTCCTTTATATAAGGAGTAGCCAAAATTTCAGTCACGTTGTAAGGCAGGTGCGTAGCCTTGTTGCTCAGGCAGTAGACCGACTCCCCGCTGGAAGAAAGGATGCCCGCACCATAAATCTTAGTTTTCCCTTCTTCCCGAATCAGCCCAAACTCCACAGTATACCAATAAAGCCTCGAAACCAGCTCGATTGCCCATTCGTTCTCAATGTGCCGAAGGGCAATTTCGCTCAAGCCGCTCAGGAAGTCACAAAAATGCTGGTTGGTGAGCAGCGGCACGTGCCCAAATACATCGTGGAACATGTCGGGTTCTTCGAGGTAACCGAGCTGGGAAAGTTTCCTAAACCATGTGGAGGCGGGGAAGCGTTGGTTTTTCAGCAGCTCAAAAAACTCCTTGTTGGGGATCAGCCCTTTCACCACTTCTAAGTTCCATCCTGTTTTTGCTTCCAGCACTTCGTTCACTTCGCTGAACTTGGGGATAGCCTCTCGGGTAAACCCAATGGCGGAAATCCCCTCCAAATAAGCTGGGGAAGCCACTTGGGGCAATTGTTCCATTTGTCGGTCCACTAGTTTTTTCCACACCTCAAAGTCCTCCGAGGTGTATTTTTCATATTCTTGCAGCATGTGTTGTTGGTTTATGGTTGTATTACAAGAACACCATGAAGAGGGTTTGGGTTTTGGGGGATATGATTATGGGATGAGAAGATTTGCTAATGAAATATACCGTCGTGGTCGTTTTGACCGCCCACGACGTTTTGGAGATGCCATAATTAGTTGATTAATGAGAGGGTGAAAGGATGAGGCAATGAGAAGATTTGCTGATGGGATGATGGGATGATTAGAAATAGATGGGAAGTTTGTAGCTTGGTCTTCCAGACCGAATGGCTTCTTAATTCTGTCACCCCGAATCTTGATGCGGGGTCTGTTGGCTATTTGGGAAGGGGTTTGAAGTTAAATCAGCTCATCTAAAAGTTCTTTAGCAGACCTTGCTTCTGATTTTTCGGCTTTCATTAGTTTAGGGGTTCACATACTCTTAATAAGCCCACCTCTTTACATACCCAACCAAAAACCAATTTCCATTTCTCTTTTCGTAAAGGATTATCTCCCCTCCATTGTTGCCATTTCTAATGGTTATTAGAGAAAAATTACCGTTTTCAGAAAAAACGGGTCTTGATACAGCGATTGGAAAGCTTCTCCAAGAGGAAGTTCTATTATTGTATTTTCTTATTTCCTTTTTCAGTGCTTTTTGTTCTTCTTCATTTAGGTTAGGAAAGAGGGAAAGAGCTTTTTTGACTTTAATGAATTCCCCTTCTTCTTTTACGACGATTTTTTTGGTAAACTCTGTTTGGTTCCATTTACTGGTATCGAGTTTAAGGTTTGATTTTTTTATTAAATTAATAAGCAATGTTGTATCCTTAAAATTCAAGGATTTCATGTGTCGTGGTACATAAAAAGTATTAAAAGTGTCAATATTTAATTCTCGATAAAATGGAGTTGATTCAACAATTGATGACTTATCTTCTAGAGCTATTTCAAGTAGGTTTTGAGAAAAAGCATTTAGAGGAGTAAATAAGAGTATGAAAAATAATGCTTTGTTTATCATCGATAGAAATTTATTTGATTCTGTAAGTCAGAGTAGTCTATGAAAAAGAATTTAATTGATGAGATAAAATCAATTTCAATTACAGCAAGAGTCGCCTTTGGATTGATTTGTTTAGAGAAGTGTATCAAAAATGAAAAATTATTTTTGAACAATACATTTTTATGGTTATTAAACGAAATGTGGTCTTACACAAATACCAGTGACGCAGCGTCTTGGCAAGAAGAGATGGATGAAGCCTGTCCAGAGGTTATTTTTGATGAAAGAGCAGTTTATGAAGAGTTTGAAAAAATAACCCCTCAAATGGGTTACGAACTTAGATCTCTTTATGATGAAATACCAGCTTATATAACAAGGATCGTTGATGAGGTGATATTAATTGGTACATCGAATTTATATGCTGGAACAGGAGAATATGCTAAAAATTCGCATTTTCATACCATGAATGTGATTCAAATCATGGAAGATAAAAATATTCCTTTACCAAGTATTGAAATCTTTAGGGAGTATTCTTTTAAAGAAAAGGGTGGTTGGGGGAGAGGTTTTGATAAAGAAGAAATAGTTAGCAAACTAAAATAAATTAACCCCATTACTCAGAGCATCCCAGTTTACCACGCCTTGCGTGGCTCCGACCAAGCAAGGGCTAGATTCTGTAACTCGTTATCGGGCATCAAGTGTTGAATGACATTGGCTTTTGGATAATAGTGTAATTTTTCTTTTGATTGAAAATCAACAACTTATCGACTCCTTCAAAAAAACTTTAAATTTTTTTCATTTTTTTGAGTACAAAATGAATGGTAGTGGCTTAACTGTATAGAAACCGAAAAACAATGGCAAACGGGAATTTAACATATAAAGATTACGGCGTTGAGGATTTTGCTCAAGATACCTTCTTTTCGAAGTGGGTGAAGTCGCCAGATGCCGAGAGCCAGCGGTTTTGGGAAGCTTGGCTCAGCGAAAATTCCGACAAGCAGGCGGAAGTGGAGAAAGCCAAAAAGTTAGTTCTTTCTATTCATGTAAAAGATGACGAGATAAGCGAAGGGCAGATCAAGAAGATTTGGGGGGTGATAGAAGGCGGAATGGACAGCGAAGGAAAAGTTGTTCAGTTAGAGACGGAGAAGCCTCGCAGATCTTGGATAAAGTTTGCCGTGGCGGCGAGTGTTGCCGCGCTCATCGGGGTGCTTTTCCTGATGAACCTCGGAAACGAACCGCAGTTTGAATCGTACAGGGCTGAGAATGGTAAGCATTTACAAATCGACTTGCCCGATGGTTCTTTGGTGAAGTTGAATGCCGGCTCGGAGCTAAGCTTTGACAGAGCAAACTGGGAAAAGGAACGCTTGGTGAAGCTAGAAGGAGAAGGCTTTTTCGAAGTAAAGAAAGGGGAGAAGTTTTCGGTGCTGACGGAGTTGGGTTCGGTAGAGGTGTTGGGGACAAGTTTCAATGTGTTTGCCCGAGACGGGAAAATGGCGGTGGATTGCATCACGGGAAAGGTAAAGGTGAGTACGGCAGACAAAAAGAAATCGGAGATGTTGACTCCAGGGCTGGGGGTGAGCGTGGCGGCAGGAAAGATTGTGGAAAGCTACGACTTTGAGCCTGAGGAAAAGGCAACGTGGAGGATAGGCGAGTTTACCTACGATGACATTGACGTAGCGCAAGCACTGAAAGAAATAGAAAGGCAGTTCGATTATTCGGTAGAAATACAAGGAGATATCTCCGATAAAAAATACACTGGTGGGTTTGAAAACTCGGATTTGGAGCTGGCACTGGAGCAGATTTGCTACCCCATGGAACTGAGTTATGAAATACTGGAAGCGGAGCGGAAAATTATCATCAAGTGAAATTGATTTTCGTTTTCAAAAAAAGCTTCAATCAACTAGCGTTATCTAACATCATGTGGAGAAAATTGTACTTACAACTATTGAAAATGAGTGTGTGTTTGTTGGTGTTAATAACATCACACATAGTTTTGGGTGCAGAACCAATTATTATCAATGAAAAATTTGAAAATGTACCTTTAATAGAGGTTTTTGATATCTTAAAGAGCAAGTATAAACTCAAAATAGCGTACGAGAAAAAGTTAATAGAAGACATTATAATCAATCAAAAAATAGAACAACTTCCCCTTGAGGAGGCTTGGGAGCTATTGCTCCAAAATACCGGATTGGGTTTTAAAATAATAAAAGGAAATAGGGTCTTAATCAGAAAAGAAAAAATGCCGAAAAAGAGTAACCATATCGCCCCATCAACTTTCTCGGTAACGGGAGTAGTGAAAGATGTGGAGACTGGCGAAACGCTCCCTTTTGCCACGGTAAGTGTGAAAGGGAATGAGGAGAAGTTGGTTGCCCAAGCAGTTGCCAACCAAGACGGACATTTTTCTCTAGTGGACTTAAAAGGTTGGAGCGATTCTATTCAAATAAGTTACTTGGGTTACCAAACGCTTTCTACCAAAATTGACCTGACTGAAGATGGCATGATGGTGCTGGAAATTGCCCCCGAATATTCGATGCTGGACGAGGTGGAGATAGCCGATATTCCCAAATCGACCATGGAACTGGGCAACCAGCCCGGAAAGTTTAGGCTCAACCCAAAGGAAATTGTGAAAACTCCACAACTAGGAGAAGCTGATCTGATGCGGGGAATGCAGATGTTGCCAGGGATTAGTAGTGCAGGTGAAAAGTCTTCGGGCTTGAACATACGAGGAGGCTCGGCAAGTCAAAACCTGGTCTTGTTCGATGGCTTTACCATTTACCACCTCGACCATTTTTACGGGCTGTTCAGCTCGTTCAATACCGATGCGGTGAAGGATGTGCAGGTGTACAGAGGAGGGTTTGAAGCGAAGTATGGCGGAAGGGTTTCGGGCTTGGTAGATATCACTGGCAAGGCGGGGAATTCGAACAAGCCTGCGGGAAGTATTGGAGTGAATCTGTTGAGTGCAAATGTGGCGTTAGAAACTCCTATTGGGCAAAAAGCAACGGCATTTGTTTCGGCAAGAAGAGCTTATACGGACATCATGCAGACGGGCTTGTACAATAGTTTGTTTAGCTATGCTCAGACGGAGCTTCCTGAGCTGAACACCGATACCAACAAGAATGAAAATAGAACTGAAACACCCAATTATTATTACTACGACATCCATGCAAAGGTATCGTTGAAACCTTCAGCAAAGGACTTGGTTTCATTGAGCTTTTATAACGGGCAAGATGATTATGTTTCTGTTGAAAGCCTAAAAACAGAAAGAAGTAACTCTTCTTTTAGCGAGGAAAGTATTGAAAAATACTTGGTGGGAAATACGGGAGTTGGCTTGAGGTGGAACCGAATCCATTCTAATAATTTGTTTGGAACGTTGAATTTGGCTTGGTCTAACTATTACCGTGACTATTCTTTTGAACAAAACTCGCTCACTACTTTTTTCCAACGGGAAACTGCTAGAGGTTGGGATGTATTTAGGGAAAATAGGATTAATGAACTTTCGGCAAGATACAACTTTGAGTACACCGTAAATGACAAAAACTACGTGGAATTTGGGTTTTATACTACCCACAACCAAATAGATTATAGAGATGTAGCGAGTGATTCCGAAGGGCTGCTTGAGTTCAAGCATGGAGGAACGCAAATTGGAGGTTTCATTCAAAATACCTTTACGCCAAACGAGAAATTGAGCTTTACTCTTGGGCTTAGGGAAACATACTATACACCTACAAAAGAGTTTTACCCCGAACCCAGGTTTTCCATGGGCTATCAGGTAACTGAAAATTGGAAGCTAAAGGGTTCGATAGGAAGGTATTACCAGTTCATCAATCAGATAGAACATAGTGCGGCGAGTATCATCAATCAAGATTATTGGGTGTTGGCAAACGATGAGTACATACCAGTTCTTTCGGCTGATCATTTTATAGTGGGAGGGAGCTTTAGTAAAGGAAGCGTGGTCGTAGATGTGGAGTTTTATCATAAAAACATGGAGGGTTTGATGACTACCGAACTTGAGCATGTGTTCCGAGGAAATAACCTTAGGCCAAGCTGGAAAGTAACTGGGGTTCTCAACGACGGTGAAGGAATAGCAAATGGTGTGGATATTTTGGTGCACAAGCAGGGAAAGGTATTGAATACTTCGGTTGGCTACACGCTAGCGCAGGTAAAGCATAAATACGACCGGTTGCAGGAAGGTGACTATTTTGCTGCCAATATAGACCAGCGGCATGAATTTAAGGTGTATAACCAAGTGAACTTGGGGAAGTGGGATTTTTCGGCAAACTGGATTTTCCACACGGGCAGGCCTTACTCTGTCCCAACCGATACGATGACGCAAACAAACGGAAATGTGAAAATACTATACGATGAACAAAACAACGGAAGGCTTCCGAATTACCACCGTCTCGATGTTTCTGCCAGTTACCAAATGAAGATGGGGAATGGTATAGGTAAAATTGGCTTGTCGATCTTTAATGTATACAATCAGAAAAATGTGGGGAAAAGGGAATACTTGCTTGATAGGAATCAAGTATTTGCCCCAAGGCAAGGATACCAAACTTTTAATTCGGTAGAAATATACGATGAATTGTTACTAGGGAGAACAGCTAGCTTATTTCTTAACTTCCAATTCTAACTTTATAAAATAAGGCTAATAACAAAGAAAAATTAATCTAACAAACCATGTAAAACCTAATTCATTTTACCTAATCAAATATTTCTGAAGTAGTAACTAGACTTCTTTTTGAAAAAATAAAAAAGAAGACCTGGGGAGGATTGTACCTATTTCAAAAACAAAATCTTGAACAAATTAAATTTCAAAATCATGAAAAACCATTTGATAAGTATTAAGTCACTTTTAGTAGCTGTTGTATTTGGAGCATTGGCAATGAGTTGTGAGAACAACGGAATGGACGATGTAAGCCCAGAAGAAATATTGGACGCTACCACTTTTTCCGAGAATACATTTAGTGAAATGGAGCTAGAGCTTGATGAGGCAACCGATAATTTGGGGGCAAGTAATGAAAGAGGCGGGATCACTTGGGGCAAAAATGGCTGCGCAACCCGTACTATTGAAGAACCTGCTGAAGGTGGTTACCCTAAAACTATCACCTTGGAGTTTGGTGAAGATTGTGAAAATGCTGCAGGCAAAAGCAAATCTGGTAAAATCATTATCACACTTACTGCTGAAAAAGGAACTGTGGGAGCGCAGAAAATTGTAGAATTTGAAAACTACGAAGTGAACGGCTATGCTATTGAAGGCAAAAGGACTTTTACCTACTTAGGCGAATACACGCACACGGTGGTATTGGAAGGTGGGAAAATAACTACTCCTGAAGGCGAAGTTATTACCCGTGAAGCTGAGAAAGAGCGCAAAATGGTAGAGGGAATGGATACTGAAGCAAGAGCTGATAATGTATTCGAAATCACTGGCACTGTAAGTGGAACGGTAGAAGGAGTGGCTTATACCAAAACTATTACTTCTCCACTCGTGTCTAAGGTTACTTGTCCTTGGATAGTTTCTGGTACTATCGAATCAGTTGTATCTGAAGCTACTTCTGTGGTGGATTTTGGTGATGGAACTTGCGATAACTTGGCTACACGGACTGTTGATGGGGAAACAGAAGAGTTTGAGATGGAATTTAGGATTAAGAGAAGGATGTTGAAAAGAATGAAGAGTTCCAAATAAATAGTAAAGGTTAATCATCGCAAAACAACATTCAAATTTAGGATTTCATAGAATAAATTTCTCCGAACATTAGAGATAAAACTCTAATTTAAGATAAAGGCCGCCCGGGTTTCCGAGCGGTTTTTCTTTTTGTAAGTCTATTAGACTATATCACGCTTTGCGGTAAGGATGTTGCTGAAAAAAATCAATAGACGGGG
It encodes:
- a CDS encoding TonB-dependent receptor, with the translated sequence MGAEPIIINEKFENVPLIEVFDILKSKYKLKIAYEKKLIEDIIINQKIEQLPLEEAWELLLQNTGLGFKIIKGNRVLIRKEKMPKKSNHIAPSTFSVTGVVKDVETGETLPFATVSVKGNEEKLVAQAVANQDGHFSLVDLKGWSDSIQISYLGYQTLSTKIDLTEDGMMVLEIAPEYSMLDEVEIADIPKSTMELGNQPGKFRLNPKEIVKTPQLGEADLMRGMQMLPGISSAGEKSSGLNIRGGSASQNLVLFDGFTIYHLDHFYGLFSSFNTDAVKDVQVYRGGFEAKYGGRVSGLVDITGKAGNSNKPAGSIGVNLLSANVALETPIGQKATAFVSARRAYTDIMQTGLYNSLFSYAQTELPELNTDTNKNENRTETPNYYYYDIHAKVSLKPSAKDLVSLSFYNGQDDYVSVESLKTERSNSSFSEESIEKYLVGNTGVGLRWNRIHSNNLFGTLNLAWSNYYRDYSFEQNSLTTFFQRETARGWDVFRENRINELSARYNFEYTVNDKNYVEFGFYTTHNQIDYRDVASDSEGLLEFKHGGTQIGGFIQNTFTPNEKLSFTLGLRETYYTPTKEFYPEPRFSMGYQVTENWKLKGSIGRYYQFINQIEHSAASIINQDYWVLANDEYIPVLSADHFIVGGSFSKGSVVVDVEFYHKNMEGLMTTELEHVFRGNNLRPSWKVTGVLNDGEGIANGVDILVHKQGKVLNTSVGYTLAQVKHKYDRLQEGDYFAANIDQRHEFKVYNQVNLGKWDFSANWIFHTGRPYSVPTDTMTQTNGNVKILYDEQNNGRLPNYHRLDVSASYQMKMGNGIGKIGLSIFNVYNQKNVGKREYLLDRNQVFAPRQGYQTFNSVEIYDELLLGRTASLFLNFQF